The genomic segment CCGGGACCGTGGTGAGGAGGTTGATGAGCACGCCGATCGCGAGGCACTTTCCCAGAATGTAGTGCCACCGGCCGATCGGTTTCGAGAGGTAGAACGGCAGGCTGCCGTGAAAGAAGTCGTTGCCCACCAGCACGGACCCGGCGAGCGCCAGGACGATCACGAGCACGTAGCCCTGGTACCAGATGAAGTTACCGAACGTGTGCGCGGTGCCGTTGAGCGCCAGGCGGTCCAGGAACCGCGTCAGGTTGCTGGCGCTCACCGGGATGCCCGCGAACCGCACCGTTTCGGTCGCGAGCTGGTTGGTGATCCACACCACCAGGTACTGCGCGTAGAAGAAGAAGAAGAACACGAGCAGCGCGAGCGCGAACAGCCCCCACATGAGCCGCCGGCGGAGGAGCAACTTGAGCGACGCGCGGGCCAGCGCCGCGGACGCGTACAGCGGCCCCCGCGGCGTGCCGCGCCACGGCCGGTAGCGGAGGAGGGTGTCGGTTTGCGCCATAAACGGACCGCGATCCTGGAGCCGTGCGGTTTTTCAAGGGTACAAACGCCGGGCACCGGGGCTCAGCATCAGTTTCCGACCGTGCGCAGGAACAGTTCTTCCAGCGTTTCGTCGTCGCGTGTCAGCGAGCGGACCACCACGCCGCAGGCCCCGGCCTGTTGAAAGAACGTCAGGTTCGACCACCCGACCGGGACCGCGATCCGCCACTCGCCCGGCCCCGTGTCGCTCAGGAGCGTCACCCCGGCTCGGGCCAGTTCCTCGCGGTAGGTATCCATCTGGTCGCCCTGTACCCGGAGCCGGAACCGGTCCTGGCGCCGGGCACACAGTTCCGAAACGTGGCCCTGGCCGCGGACGCGACCGCCCGCCATGATGACGACCCGTTCGCACACCGCCTCGACGTCGGCGAGCAGGTGCGTGGAGAGCAGCACCGACTTGCCGTGGTCGGTGCCGAGCGCCTTGATGAGCCGGAGCATCGCGTCGCGCCCGGCCGGGTCGAGGCCGCTCGTCGGCTCGTCGAGGAGCAGCACCGGCGGGTCGTGCACGAGCGCCTGCGCCAGCTTCACCCGCTGCTTCATGCCGGCGGAGTACTCCTCCACGCGCCGGTACCGGGCCTCTTCCAGTTCGAGGTACGACAGCACCTCGTGGGCGCGCCGCCTGGCGTCGCGCCGGGGCATCCCGTACATTTCGCCCGCGAGGCCCACGTACTCGACGCCGGTCAGCCCGGGCACGAGCGCGTCGGCCTCCGGCATGAAACCGATCAGGCGCCGGAGCCGCCAGTTGCCCTCGTTGTCACGGTCGCCGCCGAGCGCCTCGTCCAGCACCCGGCCGGTGCCGCTCGACGGCGGGATCAGGCCCATGAGGATCTTGAGCAGCGTGGACTTGCCCGCCCCGTTCGGCCCCAGCAACCCGATCCGCCCCGGCGGCAGCGCCAGCGTCACATCGTGTAGCGCGGTGAACGCGCCGAACGTGCGGGTGACACCGTTGAGTTCGATGAGCAGCGGCATGGGTTCGTGAGCGGCCTGAGCCCGCCGGTGGTCCTCGGGGTGTGGCACCGGCGGGCTCACGCCGCGCCGCTCGCAAGCACTGCGGCCGCGTTCAGGTCGTGTAGTCCGCGTTCAGCTTCACGTACTCGTAGGTCAGGTCACTGGTGTAGAACGTGCAGCGGCCGGTACCGAGCGTGAACCGGAGCTTGAAGTGAACCTCGCGGTTGTGTTTCAGGTACCCGGAGGCCGCGGCCGCGTCGAACGGAAGGGGCGTTCCGGCACGGTACAAAGGCAGGTCGCCCATCCAGAGGGAGAGGTCCTTCTCGTCGAACGTCACACCGGAATAGCCGGCGGCGGACACGACCCGGCCCCAGTTCGGGTCGGCGCCGAAGACGGCCGTCTTCACCAGCGCGCTCTCGGCGATCGTTTTGGCGATCTGCTTGGCTTCGGCGTCGGTGCGGCAGCCGTCCACGTCGATGGTAATGAGGTGTTCAGCGCCTTCCGCGTCGATGATGATCTTGCGGGCGAGTTCCACACACACGTGCCGCACCTCGAGCGCGAACGCGTCCAGATCTTGCCCCGCGAGCGGCGGGCCGCTGCCGTTGGCGAGCAGGAACACGGTGTCGTTGGTGCTGGTGTGGCCTTCTACCGAGATGCAGTTGAAGCTCTGTTCCGCGGCCGTTTTGAGGATGCGGTGCAGATCGGTCGGGGCGACCGCCGCGTCCGTCATAACAAAACCGAGCATGGTCGCCATGTTCGGGCCGATCATGGCGGC from the Frigoriglobus tundricola genome contains:
- a CDS encoding ABC transporter permease subunit; protein product: MAQTDTLLRYRPWRGTPRGPLYASAALARASLKLLLRRRLMWGLFALALLVFFFFFYAQYLVVWITNQLATETVRFAGIPVSASNLTRFLDRLALNGTAHTFGNFIWYQGYVLVIVLALAGSVLVGNDFFHGSLPFYLSKPIGRWHYILGKCLAIGVLINLLTTVPAVLLWVEAGLLYDWRTYYFENLDLLAGIIGYGLTLTVTLGLLVVATAVWVRRTVPLAMIWMGLFALLPMLAGWLVDSTKDERWRLIDLWNNLYLCGLSGLRADPATVRPQPQPEYWEAWLAVAGVVGACVLYLRRRIQAVEIVS
- a CDS encoding ABC transporter ATP-binding protein; this translates as MPHPEDHRRAQAAHEPMPLLIELNGVTRTFGAFTALHDVTLALPPGRIGLLGPNGAGKSTLLKILMGLIPPSSGTGRVLDEALGGDRDNEGNWRLRRLIGFMPEADALVPGLTGVEYVGLAGEMYGMPRRDARRRAHEVLSYLELEEARYRRVEEYSAGMKQRVKLAQALVHDPPVLLLDEPTSGLDPAGRDAMLRLIKALGTDHGKSVLLSTHLLADVEAVCERVVIMAGGRVRGQGHVSELCARRQDRFRLRVQGDQMDTYREELARAGVTLLSDTGPGEWRIAVPVGWSNLTFFQQAGACGVVVRSLTRDDETLEELFLRTVGN
- the argJ gene encoding bifunctional glutamate N-acetyltransferase/amino-acid acetyltransferase ArgJ, giving the protein MSEWHLARGYRFAGTVSGLRKEPDRRDLAVIISDTPAAAAGVFTQNRVCAAPVQVSRERLPRADARAVVVCSGNANACTGEQGLADARRMTDLVAGELGCPSEQVLVASTGVIGRPLPMPVLEAGIPRATREAAAGRDALSNAAHAVLTTDTGIKIATRQHSGFTVTGFAKGAAMIGPNMATMLGFVMTDAAVAPTDLHRILKTAAEQSFNCISVEGHTSTNDTVFLLANGSGPPLAGQDLDAFALEVRHVCVELARKIIIDAEGAEHLITIDVDGCRTDAEAKQIAKTIAESALVKTAVFGADPNWGRVVSAAGYSGVTFDEKDLSLWMGDLPLYRAGTPLPFDAAAASGYLKHNREVHFKLRFTLGTGRCTFYTSDLTYEYVKLNADYTT